In Nocardia yunnanensis, one DNA window encodes the following:
- a CDS encoding FadR/GntR family transcriptional regulator: MAQVQRHPLAAQAAEVLLSRIRAGEWELGHRLPGETTLAAQLGVGRSTLREAIRELAGKGVLESRQGAGVFVTALDVAEDWDTVLRRSDIVTVIEARIAIEAEGAALAAHRRTPADLRNILRALAARAESGASVESLVDADTAFHRTIVAAAHNDILLELFNAFVPRSRHAMIDMLRIRPMRGPAADHDAHEDLYHAIRARDPEAAATASRIHLTSLKAAFDS, encoded by the coding sequence GTGGCGCAGGTACAACGGCATCCACTTGCCGCCCAGGCAGCCGAGGTCCTGTTGTCGCGAATTCGCGCGGGGGAGTGGGAGCTCGGCCATCGGCTCCCGGGCGAAACCACCTTGGCCGCCCAGCTCGGCGTCGGCCGCTCCACCTTGCGCGAGGCCATCCGCGAACTGGCCGGCAAGGGCGTCCTCGAAAGCCGCCAGGGCGCTGGCGTTTTCGTCACCGCCCTGGATGTCGCCGAGGACTGGGACACGGTGCTGCGCCGCAGCGACATCGTCACGGTGATCGAGGCCCGCATCGCCATCGAGGCCGAGGGCGCCGCCCTGGCCGCCCACCGCCGCACGCCCGCCGATCTCCGCAATATCCTGCGTGCCCTGGCTGCCCGCGCCGAAAGCGGCGCCTCCGTCGAGAGCCTGGTCGACGCCGACACCGCCTTCCACCGCACCATCGTGGCCGCCGCCCACAACGACATCCTGCTGGAACTGTTCAACGCCTTCGTGCCGCGCTCCCGCCACGCCATGATCGACATGCTGCGCATCCGCCCCATGCGCGGTCCGGCCGCCGACCACGACGCCCACGAGGACCTCTACCACGCCATCCGCGCCCGCGACCCGGAAGCCGCCGCCACCGCCAGCCGCATCCACCTGACCAGCCTGAAGGCCGCGTTCGACAGCTGA
- a CDS encoding DoxX family protein, with translation MTAIAATPTATTAAPSKVRNRVLWTLQIVLGLFFIIASGGPKLVMPQTLIDNGAAGVSIPIGLLIFIGVAEVAGGIGLMVRRLTGPAAAGLSVLTVLAAATQAFLADKPAMAIFPLALAAIFAWIAYERRASFSTFTNLVK, from the coding sequence ATGACCGCCATCGCCGCCACCCCGACCGCCACCACCGCCGCCCCCAGCAAGGTCCGCAACCGGGTCCTGTGGACCCTGCAGATCGTGCTCGGCCTCTTCTTCATCATCGCCTCGGGCGGGCCGAAGCTCGTGATGCCGCAGACGCTGATCGACAACGGAGCCGCCGGCGTGTCCATCCCGATCGGCCTGCTGATCTTCATCGGCGTCGCGGAGGTCGCGGGCGGTATCGGCCTCATGGTCCGCCGCCTGACCGGTCCCGCCGCCGCGGGCCTGTCCGTTCTCACCGTGCTCGCCGCCGCCACCCAGGCGTTCCTCGCCGACAAGCCCGCCATGGCGATTTTCCCGCTGGCGCTGGCCGCGATCTTCGCCTGGATCGCCTACGAGCGCCGCGCCTCCTTCTCCACCTTCACCAACCTGGTCAAGTGA
- the tyrS gene encoding tyrosine--tRNA ligase produces the protein MSGDIIDELTWRGLIAQSTDLDALRASAAKGPITLYAGFDPTAASLHAGHLVPLLALKRFQRAGHCPIVLAGGATGLIGDPRDVGERTMNSTDTVAEWAGRIRSQLERFVDLGDAPNAAIIANNMDWTGSLSTVSFLRDIGKHFSVNVMLARDTVKRRLESDGMSYTEFSYMLLQANDFLQLRRAYGCTLQVGGSDQWGNIIAGVELNRRVDGEHVHALTVPLVTSADGKKFGKSTGGGSLWLDPEMTSPYAWYQYFVNTADADVVRYLRWFTFLSREELDELEKATAERPHAREAQRRLAAEMTTLVHGEENTRSVQLASQALFGRGELRELNESTLAAALTEAAVDGKVAEATPSSTIVDLLVESGLCDSRGAARRAVNEGGASVNNEKVSDLEWTPSDADYLHGTWLVLRRGKKNFAGVRRATS, from the coding sequence GTGAGCGGCGACATCATCGATGAACTGACCTGGCGCGGACTGATCGCGCAGTCCACCGACCTGGACGCCCTGCGCGCGTCCGCGGCCAAGGGACCGATCACCCTCTATGCCGGCTTCGACCCGACCGCGGCCTCCCTGCACGCCGGACACCTGGTTCCGCTGCTGGCGCTCAAGCGTTTCCAGCGGGCGGGACACTGTCCGATCGTGCTCGCGGGCGGCGCGACCGGTCTCATCGGTGACCCGCGCGATGTCGGCGAGCGCACCATGAACTCCACCGATACCGTCGCCGAATGGGCCGGGCGGATTCGCTCCCAGCTGGAGCGCTTCGTCGATCTGGGTGACGCCCCGAACGCGGCGATCATCGCCAACAATATGGACTGGACCGGATCGCTGAGCACGGTCTCGTTCCTGCGCGACATCGGCAAGCATTTCTCGGTCAACGTCATGCTGGCCCGCGACACCGTCAAGCGCCGCCTCGAGTCGGACGGCATGTCCTACACCGAGTTCAGCTACATGCTGTTGCAGGCCAACGACTTCCTGCAGCTGCGCCGCGCATACGGTTGCACGCTGCAGGTCGGCGGTTCGGACCAGTGGGGCAACATCATCGCCGGCGTGGAGCTCAACCGCCGCGTCGACGGCGAGCACGTGCACGCGCTGACCGTCCCCCTGGTGACCTCGGCCGACGGCAAGAAGTTCGGCAAGTCCACCGGCGGCGGCAGCCTCTGGCTGGACCCGGAGATGACCAGCCCCTACGCCTGGTACCAGTACTTCGTGAACACGGCCGACGCCGACGTGGTCCGCTACCTGCGCTGGTTCACCTTCCTCTCGCGCGAGGAACTCGATGAACTCGAGAAGGCCACCGCCGAGCGCCCGCACGCCCGCGAGGCGCAGCGCCGCCTGGCCGCGGAGATGACGACCCTCGTGCACGGTGAGGAGAACACCCGCTCGGTGCAGCTGGCCAGCCAGGCCCTGTTCGGCCGGGGTGAGCTGCGCGAACTGAACGAGTCGACCCTGGCCGCAGCGCTGACCGAGGCCGCCGTCGACGGCAAGGTCGCGGAGGCGACTCCGTCCTCGACCATCGTGGATCTGCTGGTCGAGTCCGGGCTGTGCGACAGCCGCGGCGCCGCCCGGCGCGCGGTCAACGAGGGTGGCGCGTCGGTCAACAACGAGAAGGTGTCCGACCTCGAGTGGACTCCTTCCGATGCCGACTACCTGCACGGCACTTGGCTGGTGCTGCGCCGCGGCAAGAAGAACTTCGCCGGCGTGCGCCGCGCGACCAGCTGA